One part of the Mangrovibacillus cuniculi genome encodes these proteins:
- a CDS encoding bacteriorhodopsin, with translation MPTFIQSTHVVYAFFMIAGFLYFWWLSRKPKGIPRIEYLIAMFIPVWSGTMYLTIAYDIGVIELGGTPVFFGRYLDWLITTPLLLVALALTAMFREKKKDFTILIALVIADIVMILTGMVADIAVTSSKWIWYSIGVIALICIFYFVFGPLNKIAKRGGPDLHKHYRICALYLSFFWIAYPVFWALSPSGTGAASLSSSVIAFIVLPIFSKVGFSILDITGLRKLSAREQ, from the coding sequence ATGCCTACATTTATTCAATCTACACATGTAGTATATGCTTTTTTTATGATTGCTGGATTTCTATATTTTTGGTGGTTAAGTAGAAAACCAAAAGGTATTCCTCGAATCGAGTATTTGATCGCAATGTTTATCCCGGTTTGGTCTGGAACTATGTATTTAACTATTGCTTATGACATTGGTGTAATTGAGCTTGGAGGTACTCCCGTCTTTTTCGGTAGATATTTGGACTGGCTTATTACCACCCCGTTGTTACTAGTTGCCTTAGCATTAACAGCCATGTTTAGAGAAAAGAAGAAAGACTTCACTATTCTAATTGCGCTAGTGATTGCGGATATTGTCATGATTCTAACTGGTATGGTTGCGGATATCGCAGTTACTTCTTCCAAATGGATTTGGTATAGTATCGGTGTTATTGCATTAATCTGCATTTTCTATTTCGTCTTTGGGCCATTAAACAAAATTGCCAAGCGTGGTGGACCTGACCTTCACAAACATTATCGAATTTGCGCTTTGTATTTATCTTTTTTTTGGATTGCATATCCCGTGTTTTGGGCATTAAGCCCATCTGGTACAGGTGCAGCATCATTGTCTTCTAGTGTCATTGCATTTATTGTTCTACCTATTTTCTCTAAAGTAGGATTCAGTATTTTAGATATTACCGGACTTCGCAAGCTATCTGCTAGGGAACAATAA